ccataataaacacgttgttgatggtcatgagaggatccgtcgtacaaaatttcattcgaatcgtataagaattgcgcactctacaggctcaagaagtaaagatcccagatcggtttatatggcagctatatcaagttatgaaccgatttgaaccttatttggcacagttgttgaaagtaagaataaaatacgtcatgcaaaatttcagccaaatcggataggtattgcgccatttagaagctcaagaagtcaagtccccagatctgtttatgtgacagttatatcaggttacggaccgatttcaaccatacttggcacagttgttggatatcataacaaaatacttcgtgcaaaaatgaattgcgcactatagaggctcaagaaatcaagacccaagattggtttatatagcagctatatcaaaacgaggaccgatatggcccatttacaataccaaccgacctacacaaataagaagtatttgtgcaaaatttcaagcggctagctttactccttcggaagttagcgtgctttcgatagacagacggacggacggacatggctagatcgacataaaatgtcgcgacgatcaacaatatatatactttatggggtctcagacgaatatttcgagtagttacaaaaagagtgacgtaattagtataccccctatcctatggtggagggtataaaaatatgaacatcCCTTTCAGGGTCATATCAATATTTTCCTTTATATGGTGCAGTGTCCAACTTTTTCAATACAAATAGGAAACGCAATGTGACATCTTACGGTTGTTAGCCAAACCAGATAGAAACCTCAACATTTAATGATGCAATGGCTCGACATCTAGCGGTTGGTGGACAATAATGGCATATTTTCTTGGTAGTAGCGTTTCTAGCGTCGGTAACATCGTAgttattcaattaaaataaaaaaaattctacagAAACATTGTAATTTACAAACTTAAATGGCACTAtcgttcctaccgttgaaccatctaaatcgttttagaagccctaacaagtaaaaacgtgctagacgtgagacgttagagcatttcctttgtcattgccctgctttcgcgtctaacagataccggcacttaggtggaggcaCAACAccatacatgaaccaacttaggggaatggtatTGAGGACAATTGagggttttgtaagtagcacggaattgctaacttaaaattttctttttaaagtttacttttttagttattagagcgcacaacaagccgattactggcttaggtgtatgtccatagtggcatggggcggattaatatttgcacccccttttcaacctaacctaacccaacttaAATCTAGgcgttcgaaattttgcacaaatatttcttattagtgtaattAACAAAATTAGTAAACGGtccatatcgttccatgtttggatatagctaccatataaaccgatcttgaggaCGCATCCGATAGAgaactcaatttttatccgatttggctgaaattatgtatgaggtccaaatcgatccattacctgatattgctgccatataaaccgaattcggattttgtcttcttgagactctagagggcgcaattactatccgatttggctgaaattttgcatgaagtgttttgtttcaacaactgtgccaagtatggtctaaatcggtttataacctgatgtagctatcatataaaccaatctcccgattatacttcttgtgcctatagagggcgcaattcttatccgattttgctaaaattttaggaattcttatccattatcatttgtttccCTATACTCGTAAATAGATAACGggcaaaaacttgacaaatgctatccatggtcgAGGGAATAAAAGATTCGtcctgaccgaacttagcacgcttttacttgtttttctaccaaagaattacacagcaaaccgatggcttggtcagacacatcctcctgcagagacaaagaaggaaatctggtaactgatacagatagtgtactgAGGATAAAGAAATAACACTTTTCCCAGCTGTGTGTATCCGATGATGGTTACCATGAGTATACCACAGAATCCTgagtccctgatgatggtatagagtgTATACCACCTAGTCAAAAcgaggtccacgtagcagtaacccggctgAAATACAATATGGCagcagcaggaaccgatgggttgacggctgaactatttaagaccgtagACGACACACTCATAAGGCGTATGCGCatagaacgcatacccaataattgaaacctcagcatgctATGCCCCGTAAACAAAAAAAGGGACAAGACGGTATGTGCacactacagagaaataagtctcctccgcATCGCATACAGAatactatcgagcgtactgtgtgaaagattaaagtctattgtcaatgagataattgggctttagacatggtaaatccaccatagaccaaatCCTCGAAAGGACCCgataaggacaaatcaacacctaccatctctttgttgattacaaaacagctttcgatagccctaaacgttcaaaggtatttcaagccttgtctgagtttggtatccctgcaaaacatGTACGACTTtacaggatgacgcttgctgataaacgctcctcagttaaaataggaaagaacctctccgaaTCGTTTGTTACTAAACGAGGTATCAGACATGGAGaaagcctatcgtgtgatctctgttatatcctgctggagagaTTATATGAGAAGCAAGTGTAAATAGGTATGGCTCACTACTCACGAGAGATCATATGCTACTCGActgtgccgacgacatcgatattatgggtcAGTCACCAGAAGAAACAATTGCAACCTTTGAAAGTATCAAATGAGAATCAATGaaagtgggtctggcagtaaatagagATAAGGCAAAGTGATTGGcatcaactcccacaaagccctgtaaatttgagcagataaagaaaatggcgaacgttgggaactacaactttgagatagtcagcaactttatctacctcggcaccaccgtaaccgaaacaaatgacaccagttttgaaataaaacgaagaataatatcgactaacagatgctactttgaattAAGCATGCAGatgaggagcaaagccacctcAAGACCGATAAAAATtaaactatacaagacactgatactatccgtgctgttatatggctccgagaataggtacttgtgaaagcagatgatgcGGTACCtggggtatttgagagaaaaatcctatGTAACATATATGGACCAGTCGGCGTTAATCGATAATGTAGGCgtcgtataaaccacgagctgtatgacgatgataaAATAGTTaaactcatcaaaatacaatgtttgcgttggttaggtcatgttgaACCATTAAAGAAAACGTAAAATTGCGATGGAATTAACCAGTGGAGTGTGCAATCCCAAAACAGGGTgaagaagaagcgcagaagaagGAGTTACAGAAtgttcttgcggagcgaaataacaaaacgtccactCCACTCAATGGTTAAACCAAAATTCACTagcaggttaggtttaagtggcagtctgccatcaaactcagttagacgttttcgttcattgtgataccaccatACTCCTATCAAATTAGTGGACTGAAACGTTTCGAAAGAAATACCAATATgcactggttccctggcttagtaagatatactctgcttgtatcatatatacctgtgggatggagggacacgaggGACTACCACACGAAGCGaaaagattttcgtcccattagtctgtcaccctttatgctgaaaactcttgagaggttgatagaaacctaTCTTAGGGCAACGATCCCTGGAGATGGtgtgtcgcggcagcagcaaatccactgaaacagcccttcacgacctattcggctacatagagggttctcacccgctgtcaaggaatatacagggtggctgatgaaagccgctaccaaaaaaaaatgtaataactttttttctatttaataataataatttaataattaatttaattaattaattaattaatttaattaataataatttaataattaatttaataatttaatttaacatgaataaaagaaaaatgtattccatacaccgaaaaaaaaaatgtagcaatattcatcattgtagcaatattcatcagccaccctgtacaatggtagcatttcttgacattgaaggtgctttcaataatgtaaaaccgacgtcaatcatgaaggagttggactttctaggcatcaactctaccgtaagaaagtttatttataatttagttACTAAAAGATGCTTTACGGCAgccttgggatctgtggatgggtcagcagaggaacaccttcgggaggtgtactgtctcctctactttgaaatatagccattaacattaacaatggaagaaaaaggcgtaaagtggtcacgtatgttgatgacgtggcaattgcggttagggggaaagtttcccggcaatctaagagatatacttcaggaagctctacgtgcaacagcaaagtgggctaccgaaagttgtCTAAGCATTATTGCGTGcaaaacagaagtagttcttttctgcaggagatacaagttgcctacggtggaacctgtctccttgggtggagagaatgttccatttacagaaagcgcaaaatacttgggtgttttgctggacaggaaattgaacttcaaatccaacattttggaaagggcaagaactcgcttgcaggtgtatagagaggccactcttgccctatacacctacaagagagccattggcaaaacaTGGGGGCTTTGACCGcgagtcatgcattgggtatatactgcacttgtcagacctataatgctatatggtgttgtggtcgtCCAccagcgcttcaaaagtccacctactgcgcaatacttaaccggatccaaaggatggcttgtttgtgcatcacagccgcagtgAGGGCGTCACtgtctgatgcactgaatttaattctacatcttatacctctggacattgtggctagacaaattggggcgaccactgccgttaggttaagggagctttctcattggtcatgtggcggctacggacactgttatccttgatacaatatccgatgttccaggcagtgtagattacaacctacctgaaccgctttttgataaaaattactgtacaactattcccgatagaaccgattggaactacgatatccctggtaagacAAGTCtatgacttctatacggatggttccaaattaaacgaacaggtgggctttggagtgtactctaaagatctaaaacaggtcatatcgaaaaggttacccgaccactgcagtgtgtatcaagcagagatccttgcaactcagggaagtggtggaatggctaagatctTCTCATAAatcttggcataaatatcttctcagatagccaggcagccattaaatccctggcggccgtatttctgaacacaaaaaccgctctcaactgtagcagatctctcaacgagatggctgaacagttcaaaattcaaccgctctgggtgccgggccacccagggaattgtaaagcagatgagcttgcgagactaggaattacccttcacattccagggatactggaatctgtgggtatgcctctagtgatatgtaagctaagttttcaggaccagtcccgaagtacaacaaatgatagatggtcccaaaagggggctgtgagcattccaaaactatgtggcctcatatagacttgaagaagtctactgctttgctgtcattggctagaacagacgtctgagtcattgtgtccgtcatgacaggtcactgtctaatcggaaaacatgctgacaaactgaaggttgccagcaaccacTTTTACAGAAACTGTAAGGACatgaaagaagaagagactatagaacaccttctgtgtgtatgtcccgcactagcagatagaaggagttccactttaggttctcatttctttgagaacctctctgatttagcggatgtaaaccttcgcaagttgttggatggttcaacggtagaaaatagaaggcatcttccttcttctgtttctgtggtataacagtggacgaaaacgtctaagtgagtcaaatggcagactgccacttaaacctaacctaattcatatttgtattgtttttatGGAATTACCTTATAAACGAACATCCCCTTGCAATGAAAGCTTAGGTAACGACAAAGCTTATGTAATGCAGACAATCATATATTTTGCAAAACCGTCAACGATTGTTTAGGCAAGTTGAAATAAAATCCATGGATTTGTGTGACTAGAACAATActcgttttttgttgttgtcttatACCAATACCAACTGATTTGCAAGTTTCCAAAGTAACATATCATCACAGTTTAACGTATAATTCTAAACACTATTATAGCGTAGAAAGTCAGAAGCATATGGACCTTCCAAACCTCCTTCTCGGGTGTAGAGAGCAAAATCTGTGCCATCAGCATCTATACCATTTTCCATCAACGGTATATAACTGCCTCCGGAGATGTCCTGCTTTAGTAGCTGATCTGGTTTGAGACCCAAAGAACTAACTTTGCCATACAGCTCCATATCCAATTGTAAAGCACGATCGAAATCTTTCCAATGGACAAACTTCACATTATCCCGTGGTATGGCATTTTTGTTCAGCAGTTCTCTTAAGGTATTCGAATTAACCGGTTGTACTACACTTAACTCATTTTCCGTGGCCAAACGACTTAAGTGGGGATTCAGTAGAACTCGTTTACTAGGAATTTTTGGAGACTGTGTTTGCAGCCAATTGGCTAAGGGGTCCACATCCTGTTGCTGCAGTGTTAAATaaatagttttattaaaattgataTGCCAATTGACTTTACTCACATTTTCCACACTTCTTCCTATGCGTGGTATGGCCttataatttttccaaaatcctTGCACAAATTCCTTGTCCGAGCGTCGTCCCAAGCGAGGaacatttttggtaattttcaaGAAGAACCCTGGACTATCATCTGCCTTGCAGCTCGTCCTTGCTCTAAGGCCTATGCACAGTATCAGTGCATATCCAATTAAAAGCAAAGCACGCATGATTTTCCTCTCTGTCTTACTATCAGCAAGATTATTTCACGTTTACTTAACTGGTAAAATTGTAATTGAATGTTAATGAAATTGAATGCatcttttataccctttttACTGACAACTAGGCTTGGGTGGGAGCTAAGAAGCCGTATGGTAAATTGGGCCAGCATAAGGTGTCATGTGTATGCGGGCACCAATGTGGGGTGTGAGTACATGTTATCACATGAATAACCGCAGGGCTAAAGTTTTCCACTTCTTGTGGAATGTTTGGGAGTGGGATGATCTGTATTGaagttaaaaaagaaaaaaaaaaacagaacaaaatttattcaaagggTTCGTATGAATTATGTGCAATCATCTAAACAGTAGAAAAATTTCGTCGGGAAATCCTGAGCTGTGAGAACGAGATTTTAAGTAAACCAgaatttctaatttattttgGGTACACACCACAATAGCGTATAATACTTAGCTCATTTTTATGTGAATTATTGAACATATTTTACTTTGCatacaaaattgtagccaaatttaATATGCAAAGAATGGGAAAGATTATTACCACCAGACAGATTATTACCACCCGACAGTGTAGCCAATAGTCATTACATGATGAGACAACTGAATTTCAGTCACACTGATCAACATCCCGAAGGATATAAGCAAAAGGAGAGGGATAGACTTATTACACAACCTATTGGAGGACTTCAACTTTATAGATAACATTTGCCTCATTTCTAAATCTTAGTAAACGATATAATATCGCTACCCGAAATACCCACAGaagtgaggctaagggagctttctctttcaTCATGTAGCGTCACGGACACAACGTCCCTTCTAactttcaccataggatgggggtatactaatttcgtcattctgtttgtaacacctcgaaatatgcgtctgagaccccataaagtatatatattcttgatcgtcatgccattttaggtcgatctagccctgtccgtccgactgtttgtcgaaagctcgctatctttcgaaggagttaagctagccgcttgaaattttgcacaaatacttcttattagtgtaagtcagttgggattgtaaatgggccaaatcgatccacgttttgatatagctgccatataaaccgatcttgggtcttgacttcttcagcttttagtgggcgcaattctcgtccgatttgactgaaattttgcacgttgtgttctggtatcacttccaataactgcgctaagtatagttcaaatcggtccatgttttaatatagctgccatataaaccgatcttaagtcttgacttcttgcgcctctagagggcgcaattctcatccgattagactgaaattttgctcgtagtgtttcggtatcgTTTCAAAtaactttgttaagtatgattcaaatcggttcataatctggtatggctgtcatataaaccgatcttggatcttgacttcttaagtcaatAGAGCgcttaattctcatccgatttggctgaaatttcgcatgacgtgttttgatatgacttccaataattgtgctaagtaaggcgcaaatcggtacataacctgatatagctgccatataaaccgatctgggatattgacttcttgagcctcaagagggcccaattctcatacgatttggaagaaattttgtacaacggcttctctcatgaccttcaacatacgtgtctaatatggtctgaatcgatcaatagcttgatacagctcccaaataacccgatctcccgattttgcttcttgagcccctacaaggcgcaattcttatccgaatgaactgaaatattacacaatagcatattctttttcaatattctttgtttgctttaaa
The genomic region above belongs to Stomoxys calcitrans chromosome 5, idStoCalc2.1, whole genome shotgun sequence and contains:
- the LOC106095904 gene encoding uncharacterized protein LOC106095904 — translated: MRQMLSIKLKSSNRLCNKSIPLLLLISFGMLISVTEIQTSCKADDSPGFFLKITKNVPRLGRRSDKEFVQGFWKNYKAIPRIGRSVENQQDVDPLANWLQTQSPKIPSKRVLLNPHLSRLATENELSVVQPVNSNTLRELLNKNAIPRDNVKFVHWKDFDRALQLDMELYGKVSSLGLKPDQLLKQDISGGSYIPLMENGIDADGTDFALYTREGGLEGPYASDFLRYNSV